DNA from Bacillota bacterium:
TAGAAATGTTCACGAAGAAGTTTGACATTTGAGCTGCGAGGGACAAACCCTCCGCGTTGGCGCCAGTCATCATTCCCATAATCCCGGCATAGAAGGGGAACTGAATGATAATTCCACCTGTTCCTTTGGCGGCAGTAGCTACAGCTGTAAGGAATCTTCTTGGTGTGCCGTGCAAGATAATACCGGCTGTCAAAAATAAGAAGTTAACGATATTCAAGTTGAGGTCAAAACCGTTATTTGAGAAGTAGTTTACCAGGAAACCTATACCCATTAGTCCGATTATAATTGAGAGTAAGGGACTGTTCTCCAGTTTTTCTGCCGGAGTCATGTCCTCTCTGGCAACAGCAATTTCTGCTTCATCATCCTCAAGCAGTTTGGGGTCAACGGAGACTACATTCTCTGCCTTGGGATGCATAGCTTTCATCAAAAACGGCATGGTTACAAGTAAAACGAGGACAGGAACAACTGTAAACACTGCAAAAATTGTTTGACTGGTTGGTATTACTTCAGTAACTGCACCTAATGTCATTTCTGCCAAATCTGCTGTTGCGGTAGCAACTGTAAGCGGAATAGAGCCAGAGAAACCGGCATGCCAGATGACAAACCCAGAGTAGCCTGACGCGATCAGTAGCCGGTAATCAACACCTTTAACTTTTTTAGCCAACTCTTTTGCGTAGAGGGCTCCAATTACCAAACCGAACCCCCAGTTAATCCAGGACGCAATAAGTGCAACCAATGTGACCGCAAAAATTGCCCATCCGGGGGTCTTGGGAATACTAGCCAACCCTCTCAATCCACGCTTTACTACCGGCGCCTGGGCTAGAGTGTGACCTGTGACCAGTACCAGGGCCATCTGCATGGCAAAGGCCAACAGGCTCCAAAAGCCGTCGCTCCAGTGACTGATCATATCCACCGGAGTTTGCCCGGTGGAAAGAACTCCCATAGCAAAAACAATGATTGTCAGCATTACAGCAAAGAGAAAGGGGTCCGGCAGATACTTCTGCACCAAAGCTACACAGGCATTGGTAAACTTTCTAAACATCAACAATTCCTCCTTTAAGTATTGCTTATTTTCAGGGCTTGTCCCTAAAAACCATCAAATTAGATTTTCATGCTTTTTACATTATCGGGGATAATCAGTTTGGCCTCTGTGTTCGACACAACATCTTCAATTGTCGCTTCGGGGCCCAGTTCTTTTAATAATAGACCGCGCTCTGTCACTTCAATAACAGCTTGTTCGGTAATAATTAAGTTCACTTCATTGGCTGCTGTCAGGGGAAGATTACACTCCCTAAGAATTTTATGCTTTCCTTTGGCAGTGTGCTCCATGGCGACAATTACCTTCTTGGCGCCAACCACTAAGTCCATTGCTCCCCCCATGCCGGGAACGAGTTTGCCGGGAATCATCCAGTTAGCAAGATTACCTTTTTCATCAACCTGGAGCGCACCCAGGACAGTAACGTCTACATGCCCGCCCCTGATGATTGTAAAGGATGTAGCGCTATCAAAGAATGCTCCACCTTTATTGATTGAGGACGGCCTTCCTCCGGCGTCGGTCAAATCCATGTCGCAATTATCCGGGTCAGGCGCGGGCCCCAAACCAACAAAGCCATTTTCTGACTGAAATAGAACATCTATTTCTGGTGGCACATAGTTTGCCACCAGTGTAGGTAGTCCAATCCCCAAGTTGACGATATCGCCATCATGCAGTTCCTGTGCAACCCGTTTCGCGATTACCTCCCTGATTCTGGCCTTATCCATTAGTTCACACCTCCCACAATATAATCAACAAACAAGCCAGGTGTCATAACGTCATTTGGAGCGATTTCTCCGACCTCAACAATTTCCCTTGCTTCAACGATAACAATGTCAGCAGCTGTGGCCATTATTGGGTTAAAATTCCTCGCCGACTTTTGGTAATAGATATTGCCTTTCTTATCTACCTTCGCGCCTGCAATTAGGGCAATATCAGCTTTCAACGGCAATTCCAGCAAATATGCTGTATCGCCGATAGTCAACTTTTCTTTCCCTTCCTCCACTACCGTTCCCAAGCCTGTGGGAGTGAGAAAGCCTCCCAAGCCAGCACCGGCACAGCGAATTCGTTCAACCAATGTTCCCTGTGGAACCAGCTCAACTTCGGTCTCTCCCGCATTCATCTGTCTGCCTGTTTCCGGGTTAGTGCCGATATGCGAAGTAATTACCTTACATATCTGTTTGTTGGCAATTAACCGGCCCAAACCATACTCGGTTGTCGATGTGTCATTACATATCACAGTCAAGTCGCCCGTGCCCTGTTCAGTCAATTTGTCAATCAAGCCATGGGGACTG
Protein-coding regions in this window:
- a CDS encoding TIGR00366 family protein, giving the protein MFRKFTNACVALVQKYLPDPFLFAVMLTIIVFAMGVLSTGQTPVDMISHWSDGFWSLLAFAMQMALVLVTGHTLAQAPVVKRGLRGLASIPKTPGWAIFAVTLVALIASWINWGFGLVIGALYAKELAKKVKGVDYRLLIASGYSGFVIWHAGFSGSIPLTVATATADLAEMTLGAVTEVIPTSQTIFAVFTVVPVLVLLVTMPFLMKAMHPKAENVVSVDPKLLEDDEAEIAVAREDMTPAEKLENSPLLSIIIGLMGIGFLVNYFSNNGFDLNLNIVNFLFLTAGIILHGTPRRFLTAVATAAKGTGGIIIQFPFYAGIMGMMTGANAEGLSLAAQMSNFFVNISNETTFPFFSFLSAGIVNFFVPSGGGQWAVQAPIMMPASVELGVDTAKTAMAIAWGDGWTNMIQPFWALPALGIAGLGAKDIMGYCLVNLFYVGIVVGVFLLIL
- a CDS encoding CoA transferase subunit B → MDKARIREVIAKRVAQELHDGDIVNLGIGLPTLVANYVPPEIDVLFQSENGFVGLGPAPDPDNCDMDLTDAGGRPSSINKGGAFFDSATSFTIIRGGHVDVTVLGALQVDEKGNLANWMIPGKLVPGMGGAMDLVVGAKKVIVAMEHTAKGKHKILRECNLPLTAANEVNLIITEQAVIEVTERGLLLKELGPEATIEDVVSNTEAKLIIPDNVKSMKI
- a CDS encoding 3-oxoacid CoA-transferase subunit A; protein product: MAKIISAEQAVKLVKQSATVMIGGFMGCGSPHGLIDKLTEQGTGDLTVICNDTSTTEYGLGRLIANKQICKVITSHIGTNPETGRQMNAGETEVELVPQGTLVERIRCAGAGLGGFLTPTGLGTVVEEGKEKLTIGDTAYLLELPLKADIALIAGAKVDKKGNIYYQKSARNFNPIMATAADIVIVEAREIVEVGEIAPNDVMTPGLFVDYIVGGVN